The following proteins are encoded in a genomic region of Nitrospira sp.:
- a CDS encoding cation:proton antiporter, with protein sequence MTDYSVLGNLVLIYTVSIAVVFLFHQFRLPSIAGFLVAGALIGPHGLNLISDIATVHVLAEIGIVLLLFTIGIEFSLVQLTSLRRLLLIAAPIQVGGVIAISWLGGTVAGLPTPQAIFWGFLLSLSSTAIVLKALAASGDSDSPHGRATIGILIFQDLVVVPMILLTPILASHGEGALTPALLSLVKSMVVVACIVAAAWYVAPKLLDHIVRSRSRELFLLTIIVMCLGIAWLTSLGGLSLALGAFIAGLVISESEYSHQAIADVLPFRDSFNSLFFVSIGILMDWRILLEYPLVVTGVLLVVLLLKFIAGTGAVLTVSVPPRSAVMTGIALAQVGEFSFILAQVGLDNQLLSGPPYQIFLAVSVCSMIITPFLMQLSPHLARRVEAVQRLHHWFPGQTTAHVLEAEGRHLRIKDHVIIVGYGLNGRNLARVLGETEVPYIALDLEGDTVRREAAHGLPLYYGDATNPNVLRHVKIEDARVLVIAISDPFMTRRAVQAARGLNPKIHIVVRTRYLRELEELHQLGADDVVPEEFETSIEIFALVLRTYNMPHDFITRKAEQVRREGYALLRRSEVPELAHHLRGGTLADVEVETCRIEEDSPAAGKTIAQLALRPRIGTSIIALTRNGVTESNPSEKTKLLVGDIVVLLGTRDQIRRAMGFILANQGKD encoded by the coding sequence ATGACGGATTACAGCGTACTCGGGAATTTGGTGCTCATTTACACCGTATCTATCGCGGTAGTGTTTCTGTTTCATCAATTCCGACTGCCGTCTATCGCCGGATTTCTCGTCGCCGGGGCTTTGATCGGTCCGCATGGGCTCAACCTGATCTCTGACATCGCAACGGTGCACGTGTTGGCAGAAATCGGGATTGTGCTGCTTCTGTTTACCATCGGTATCGAATTCTCGCTGGTGCAACTGACCTCGCTTCGTCGGCTGCTCTTGATTGCCGCTCCAATCCAAGTCGGGGGGGTCATCGCGATCTCATGGCTCGGCGGCACCGTGGCAGGATTGCCGACACCTCAGGCGATCTTCTGGGGTTTTCTGCTATCGCTCAGCAGCACTGCGATTGTATTGAAAGCGTTGGCCGCCAGTGGAGACAGCGATTCACCCCACGGGCGAGCCACCATCGGGATCTTGATCTTCCAGGACTTGGTCGTCGTCCCGATGATCTTGTTGACCCCTATTCTTGCCAGCCACGGTGAAGGGGCGCTCACCCCAGCGCTGCTCTCGTTGGTGAAATCGATGGTGGTGGTCGCATGCATTGTCGCAGCCGCGTGGTATGTGGCTCCGAAATTACTCGACCACATCGTTCGTAGCCGAAGCCGGGAACTCTTCCTGTTGACCATCATTGTCATGTGCCTCGGCATTGCGTGGCTGACGTCTCTCGGCGGGCTGTCCCTGGCCTTGGGAGCCTTCATCGCCGGACTCGTGATTTCCGAATCGGAGTACAGTCATCAAGCCATCGCCGACGTGTTGCCGTTTCGAGACAGTTTCAATAGCCTGTTTTTTGTCTCCATCGGCATCTTGATGGATTGGCGCATCCTGCTCGAGTATCCACTCGTCGTGACCGGTGTGTTACTCGTCGTCCTCCTCCTAAAGTTCATCGCTGGAACGGGAGCTGTTTTGACGGTCTCCGTGCCTCCTCGCTCGGCCGTCATGACTGGAATTGCCCTCGCACAGGTAGGTGAATTCAGTTTTATCCTGGCACAGGTCGGCTTGGACAATCAGCTATTGTCGGGACCGCCATACCAAATCTTCCTAGCGGTTTCGGTCTGCTCTATGATCATCACGCCGTTCTTAATGCAGTTATCCCCGCATCTCGCGCGGCGCGTTGAGGCCGTGCAGCGACTGCACCATTGGTTTCCCGGGCAGACGACGGCCCATGTGCTCGAAGCAGAGGGGAGGCATCTACGCATCAAAGACCATGTGATTATCGTGGGATATGGGCTCAACGGACGCAACCTGGCTCGTGTACTCGGTGAGACGGAAGTGCCCTACATCGCGTTGGATTTGGAGGGGGATACGGTGCGCCGAGAAGCGGCTCACGGCTTGCCGCTCTACTATGGAGATGCGACAAACCCGAATGTCTTGAGGCATGTGAAAATCGAAGATGCGCGGGTTCTGGTCATCGCAATCTCCGATCCGTTCATGACTCGGCGAGCCGTGCAGGCAGCTCGAGGCTTGAACCCGAAGATCCACATCGTGGTACGAACCCGTTACTTGCGTGAATTGGAAGAGCTCCATCAGTTAGGCGCCGATGACGTAGTGCCGGAAGAATTCGAGACGTCGATTGAAATCTTTGCGCTCGTCCTCCGCACCTACAACATGCCGCACGATTTCATCACGCGAAAGGCTGAACAAGTGCGTCGAGAAGGGTATGCGCTTCTCCGTCGCAGCGAGGTTCCCGAACTGGCTCACCACCTTCGCGGCGGAACCCTCGCTGATGTCGAAGTGGAAACTTGTCGAATCGAAGAGGATTCGCCGGCGGCTGGAAAGACGATCGCTCAACTGGCGTTGCGGCCGCGAATCGGAACGTCCATCATCGCCTTGACTCGAAACGGCGTCACAGAATCCAATCCATCGGAGAAAACCAAACTCCTTGTCGGCGACATTGTAGTACTGCTGGGAACGCGCGATCAGATCAGACGAGCCATGGGGTTTATTCTGGCGAATCAGGGCAAAGATTAG
- a CDS encoding FAD-binding protein: protein MTTAYEYDVLVMGAGLAGMRAALAAHEAGARVAIMTKVHPVRSHSNAAQGGINAAMTDRGDDWEEHAFETVKGSDYLADQDAVEILAQEAGREILTLEHMGVIFNRNEEGRLGTRRFGGQKRARTFFVSDFTGQAMLHVLFEQLMKARVPVFEEWFVTSLVKDADGRCAGLIGFEIRTGQFALVKAKAVIVASGGLGRVFEPSTNALICTGDGMAIAYRAGAALMDMEMVQYHPTTLKGKGLLITEAARGEGAYLLNRDGERFMKRYAPNMMELASRDVVSRAGQTEINEGRGVDGCVLLDCRHLGRRLIHERLRQISDEVHSFAGIDLTKEPVPIRPGMHYQMGGIKTDVDGRCWDRHGAWAGVPGLFAAGETACLSLHGGNRLGANSLLDTVVFGRRAGRCAAEYAREVPTPHVPDSTVGMEQQAVSALLSRHANTDSVATIRHEMGVAMHTHLGVFRDQEGMMTAKETLEALHDRYSRVGVQDKGQVFNTSLIRALELGFMLDCAETIVRSALLRRESRGAHFRTDYLHRDDAQWLKHILVYHQPDGSPRVAYLPVRLTRWEPKVRTY, encoded by the coding sequence ATGACGACTGCTTATGAATATGATGTGCTGGTGATGGGTGCGGGATTGGCTGGGATGCGCGCGGCTTTGGCCGCGCATGAGGCCGGTGCTCGCGTGGCGATCATGACGAAGGTCCATCCGGTTCGAAGTCATTCCAATGCGGCGCAAGGCGGCATCAATGCCGCGATGACGGATCGTGGGGACGACTGGGAGGAACATGCCTTCGAGACAGTCAAGGGGAGCGATTATTTAGCGGATCAGGACGCGGTTGAAATTCTCGCTCAAGAAGCCGGGCGCGAGATTCTCACGTTGGAGCACATGGGTGTCATTTTTAATCGGAATGAGGAGGGCCGGCTTGGTACCCGCCGGTTTGGGGGGCAAAAGCGAGCCCGTACCTTTTTCGTGTCGGATTTTACCGGACAAGCCATGCTTCACGTCCTCTTTGAGCAACTCATGAAAGCGCGCGTACCGGTTTTCGAGGAATGGTTCGTGACCTCATTGGTGAAGGATGCCGATGGTCGTTGCGCGGGCTTAATAGGGTTTGAAATTCGAACGGGTCAATTTGCCTTGGTGAAGGCGAAAGCCGTCATCGTTGCTTCCGGGGGATTGGGGCGCGTGTTTGAGCCGAGTACCAATGCGTTGATTTGTACGGGTGACGGCATGGCGATCGCCTATCGCGCCGGCGCCGCTTTGATGGATATGGAAATGGTGCAGTATCACCCGACGACCTTAAAGGGAAAAGGGCTGTTGATTACCGAAGCCGCTCGTGGAGAGGGCGCGTATTTATTGAATCGTGACGGCGAACGGTTCATGAAACGGTATGCCCCGAATATGATGGAGTTGGCTTCCCGCGACGTGGTGTCGCGAGCCGGACAAACCGAAATCAACGAAGGTCGAGGGGTGGACGGGTGTGTCCTGTTGGATTGTCGTCATTTGGGTCGACGGCTTATCCACGAACGGCTCCGGCAGATTTCTGACGAAGTACACTCGTTTGCCGGAATTGACTTAACGAAAGAGCCCGTTCCAATCCGGCCAGGCATGCATTACCAGATGGGCGGCATCAAGACCGATGTGGATGGGCGATGCTGGGATAGGCATGGCGCATGGGCCGGTGTCCCGGGGCTGTTTGCCGCCGGTGAGACGGCTTGTCTGAGCCTTCATGGGGGTAATCGGCTTGGCGCGAATTCATTATTGGACACCGTCGTGTTCGGCCGACGGGCTGGGCGATGCGCCGCGGAATATGCGCGGGAGGTCCCAACGCCTCACGTTCCTGATTCGACCGTGGGGATGGAGCAGCAGGCTGTTTCTGCATTACTATCGCGTCATGCCAACACGGACTCGGTTGCAACCATTCGACACGAAATGGGTGTCGCGATGCATACTCACCTGGGGGTCTTTCGCGACCAGGAAGGCATGATGACGGCGAAAGAGACGTTGGAAGCTCTGCACGATCGGTACTCGCGTGTGGGCGTGCAGGATAAAGGTCAAGTGTTCAATACCAGCCTCATCCGTGCCTTAGAGCTTGGGTTCATGTTGGACTGTGCCGAGACGATTGTGCGTAGCGCCTTACTCCGCCGGGAGAGCCGAGGTGCACATTTTCGGACGGATTATCTCCATCGGGATGATGCGCAGTGGTTGAAACACATTTTGGTCTATCACCAACCGGATGGTTCCCCACGCGTCGCATATTTGCCGGTTCGCCTCACCCGATGGGAGCCCAAAGTACGGACCTATTAG
- a CDS encoding transposase, with product MAKRIQRHSFAVLTYLLHGTTNAGVRAVKATIEWLKKTAHGFRNVEQFKIARYFHYRGLDL from the coding sequence GTGGCGAAGCGGATCCAGCGCCATAGCTTTGCCGTGCTGACGTATCTGCTGCACGGCACCACCAATGCGGGAGTGAGAGCCGTCAAGGCGACGATCGAATGGCTGAAGAAAACGGCGCACGGCTTCCGCAACGTCGAGCAATTCAAGATCGCCAGATACTTCCATTACAGAGGCTTGGATCTCTAA